In Synechococcus sp. Nb3U1, one DNA window encodes the following:
- a CDS encoding response regulator transcription factor, whose amino-acid sequence MGRSLNEPEPDMRDPVPDPIFVLVVASSTISRLGLVSLLDRDPLRVVGQTRIPELTAQIEALEPDAVVLEWNELDPIPEASLWLEDKNLAWVILSASGDPLFWGELAQGRALLTREATAEEIRQAVQAAVAGLWVIHPDHLRWSVALSLTSAGNSALGETPPQLTPREIEVLTLLAEGSGNKTIAKQLHISEHTVKFHITSLFNKLGATSRTEAVTAGIKLGLILL is encoded by the coding sequence TTGGGGCGAAGCCTAAACGAACCTGAGCCAGATATGCGGGATCCTGTTCCGGATCCCATTTTTGTGTTGGTGGTGGCCTCCAGCACAATATCCCGTCTGGGGTTGGTATCGCTGCTGGATCGGGATCCCCTCCGAGTGGTGGGGCAAACCCGGATTCCGGAATTAACCGCGCAAATTGAGGCGCTAGAGCCAGATGCGGTTGTCCTGGAGTGGAATGAGTTGGATCCCATTCCCGAGGCTTCTCTCTGGTTGGAGGACAAAAACCTAGCCTGGGTGATCCTCTCCGCCAGCGGGGATCCCTTGTTTTGGGGGGAATTGGCACAGGGGCGGGCATTGCTAACTCGTGAAGCCACTGCGGAAGAGATCCGGCAGGCGGTTCAGGCAGCAGTAGCAGGTTTGTGGGTTATTCATCCAGATCATCTGCGCTGGTCTGTCGCCCTCTCTCTGACCTCTGCCGGAAACTCTGCTTTAGGGGAAACTCCCCCTCAACTCACTCCGCGCGAGATCGAGGTTCTAACCCTGCTAGCAGAAGGATCCGGCAACAAAACCATCGCCAAGCAACTACATATTTCCGAGCACACCGTCAAATTTCACATCACCTCTCTGTTCAATAAACTGGGGGCCACCAGTCGCACCGAAGCCGTCACCGCCGGGATCAAACTAGGGCTGATTTTACTTTAG
- a CDS encoding DUF2808 domain-containing protein, whose translation MGSAGVERIAAVLGERWQSEAPPVAIQSEIRGSKLHIQFLPALAPGTTVTLKLRPIFTPTTSGAYLYGITALARDSQPYLHFLGYGRVVFTDGGHGGRQRFWPLHR comes from the coding sequence GTGGGCAGTGCTGGGGTTGAGCGGATCGCCGCTGTACTCGGAGAGCGCTGGCAGTCGGAAGCCCCGCCAGTCGCGATTCAGTCCGAGATCCGAGGCTCCAAATTGCACATTCAGTTTTTGCCCGCCCTTGCCCCCGGCACTACAGTTACATTAAAACTACGCCCCATTTTCACTCCCACTACTTCAGGGGCTTACCTGTATGGGATCACCGCTTTGGCCAGGGATAGCCAGCCCTATCTCCATTTTCTTGGTTATGGTCGAGTAGTGTTCACGGATGGGGGCCATGGAGGGCGCCAGCGCTTTTGGCCTCTACACCGTTGA
- a CDS encoding response regulator transcription factor: protein MQHLQILLAEGNPHLRSLLCWHLQQAGHQVCEADTIRQAKTLLQQQLIHLMILDAELSNRAGLQLCHWAQRHCDLLILLLSQRGSEADIIAGLEAGADDYLTKPLSMQLLDAHIQALARRFRRSVPPTFLQYGELKIDLVQRRVTLAGEGIDLTPQEFSLLMVLAQANGDPVSRLELLERAWPDSTDNPRTVDTHILSLRKKLERDPRQPNLIQTVRSVGYCFGLEHFSCDPLPTPPKAAVSSTVSAPAKPSRDSDAEHQP from the coding sequence ATGCAACACCTACAAATCTTGCTGGCAGAAGGCAACCCTCACCTGCGCAGCTTGCTGTGTTGGCATCTACAACAGGCGGGGCATCAGGTTTGTGAGGCGGATACGATCCGCCAAGCGAAGACTCTACTGCAACAGCAACTCATTCACCTGATGATTTTGGATGCAGAGCTATCCAACCGGGCCGGGTTGCAACTGTGTCACTGGGCTCAGCGCCACTGTGATCTGCTGATTCTGTTGCTCTCCCAACGGGGATCCGAAGCGGATATCATCGCCGGGCTGGAAGCGGGGGCAGACGATTACCTGACCAAGCCCCTCAGTATGCAACTGCTGGATGCCCACATTCAGGCCCTGGCCCGTCGTTTCCGTCGCAGTGTGCCCCCCACTTTTTTGCAGTATGGGGAGCTGAAAATCGACTTAGTCCAGCGGCGCGTTACCCTGGCTGGCGAAGGGATCGACCTCACCCCCCAGGAATTTAGTTTGTTGATGGTGCTGGCTCAGGCCAATGGGGATCCCGTTTCTCGCCTAGAGCTGCTAGAGCGAGCCTGGCCGGATTCTACAGATAACCCCCGCACCGTTGATACCCACATCCTCTCGCTGCGCAAAAAACTAGAACGGGATCCCCGCCAGCCCAACCTGATCCAGACGGTACGCAGCGTCGGCTACTGTTTCGGGTTGGAGCACTTTTCCTGCGATCCTCTGCCCACACCTCCCAAAGCGGCGGTTTCTTCGACCGTCTCTGCCCCGGCTAAGCCCAGTCGCGACAGTGATGCGGAGCACCAACCCTAA
- the tgt gene encoding tRNA guanosine(34) transglycosylase Tgt: MAAFTFTCEGTCPHTQARAGYFTTPHGGIPTPCFMPVGTLANVKTLTPAQLKETGAHIILSNTYHLHLQPGESIIQEAGGLHRFMGWSGPILTDSGGFQVFSLSDMRQIDDQGVTFRSPHDGRTIHFTPELSIQIQNALGADVIMAFDECPPYPASADAVEQAVSRTTQWLKRCVEAHHRPDQALFGIAQGGVYPELRRRCAEAIRQLDLPGYAIGGVSVGEPPELIQAIVRQTAPHLPADRPRYLMGVGTYEEIRSAVASGVDLFDCVIPTRYARHGTVISRGNRWNIKNAEHRRSLEPIDRECNCYTCQHFSRAYLCHLIRAQELLGYTLLSIHNVSELMNYTRKMRVAILEGQFHEHWDPWI, encoded by the coding sequence TTGGCTGCTTTTACCTTTACCTGTGAGGGCACCTGCCCCCATACCCAGGCTCGTGCTGGATACTTCACCACCCCCCATGGCGGGATCCCGACCCCTTGCTTTATGCCGGTGGGTACTCTAGCCAACGTGAAAACTCTTACTCCTGCTCAACTGAAAGAAACCGGCGCTCACATCATCCTCAGCAATACTTATCACCTGCACCTTCAACCGGGGGAAAGCATCATCCAAGAGGCCGGGGGGCTGCACCGTTTCATGGGCTGGTCGGGCCCCATCCTCACGGATTCTGGGGGCTTTCAGGTGTTCAGCCTCAGCGATATGCGCCAGATCGACGATCAGGGGGTGACCTTTCGCTCCCCTCACGACGGCCGTACCATCCACTTCACGCCGGAGCTCTCGATTCAGATTCAAAATGCCCTCGGCGCGGATGTGATCATGGCCTTTGACGAGTGCCCCCCCTACCCCGCCAGTGCCGATGCTGTGGAACAAGCCGTATCTCGTACCACCCAATGGTTAAAGCGCTGTGTAGAAGCCCATCATCGTCCCGATCAGGCTCTCTTTGGCATCGCCCAAGGGGGCGTTTATCCCGAGTTGCGCCGCCGCTGTGCCGAAGCGATTCGCCAGTTGGATCTGCCCGGCTATGCCATTGGGGGTGTCAGTGTCGGAGAGCCTCCCGAGCTCATCCAGGCGATCGTGCGCCAGACTGCCCCCCATTTGCCAGCGGATCGACCGCGCTACCTGATGGGGGTGGGCACCTATGAAGAGATCCGCTCGGCGGTGGCATCTGGGGTGGATTTGTTCGACTGCGTGATCCCCACCCGCTATGCCCGACATGGCACCGTCATCAGCCGCGGCAACCGCTGGAATATCAAAAATGCCGAACATCGCCGCAGCCTAGAGCCGATTGACCGTGAGTGTAATTGTTATACTTGCCAGCACTTCAGCCGTGCCTATCTCTGCCATCTGATTCGGGCACAGGAGCTCCTGGGTTACACCCTACTTTCGATTCACAATGTGTCGGAGCTGATGAACTATACCCGCAAAATGAGAGTGGCAATTCTGGAGGGACAATTTCACGAGCACTGGGATCCCTGGATCTGA
- a CDS encoding S1C family serine protease, with translation MDSANPLVGFSEILADVVQQASGAVVSVLGRYHFPSSGIHWQSDLVLTAQHTLEREEEIPVRLASGQTSTARLVGRDPGTDLALLKLESGHAISPLPVANLENLRVGSLAIALARLGEKGVSASLGVVGSLLEGWPTRRGPRLERVIRPDIRLYPGFSGGPLLDPMGNWIGMNTARLGRKLDFTLPADTVQRVASQLLEKGRISRGYLGVGMQSVRLPEALRQSLQVSAASGVILISLEPGGPAEQAGLLIGDVLVALEGVPVTDTYEVLALLGPERIGQTVNLRVIRAGALLEVSLVVGERPWGEA, from the coding sequence ATGGATTCTGCGAATCCTCTGGTTGGTTTTTCCGAGATTCTGGCTGATGTGGTGCAGCAGGCCTCTGGCGCAGTCGTCTCTGTCTTGGGTCGCTATCACTTTCCCTCTTCAGGGATCCACTGGCAGTCGGATCTTGTGTTAACCGCGCAACATACCCTGGAGCGGGAAGAAGAGATCCCGGTGCGGCTGGCCAGCGGGCAAACCTCTACAGCACGTCTAGTCGGTCGGGATCCGGGGACGGATTTGGCTCTGCTGAAACTGGAATCGGGTCATGCCATCTCGCCTCTGCCGGTGGCAAATCTGGAGAACCTAAGGGTGGGATCCCTGGCGATTGCTCTGGCCCGTCTGGGAGAAAAAGGGGTATCCGCCAGTTTGGGGGTGGTGGGATCCCTCCTAGAAGGCTGGCCAACCCGTCGTGGCCCTCGCCTTGAGCGGGTGATTCGCCCCGATATCCGTCTTTACCCTGGGTTTTCTGGGGGGCCATTGTTGGATCCCATGGGGAATTGGATCGGTATGAATACTGCCCGTTTGGGCCGCAAATTGGACTTCACTCTGCCCGCCGACACCGTTCAACGGGTGGCCAGCCAGCTGTTGGAGAAAGGGCGCATCAGCCGTGGCTACCTAGGAGTCGGGATGCAATCGGTACGGCTACCGGAAGCTCTGCGCCAGTCTTTACAGGTGTCGGCGGCCTCTGGGGTGATTTTGATTAGCCTAGAACCCGGAGGCCCAGCAGAACAGGCGGGGTTGTTGATCGGGGATGTGTTGGTGGCGCTGGAGGGAGTTCCAGTTACGGATACCTACGAGGTGCTGGCCTTGCTGGGGCCGGAGCGGATTGGGCAAACGGTGAACCTGCGGGTAATTCGGGCGGGGGCTTTGCTGGAAGTGAGCTTAGTGGTGGGAGAACGGCCTTGGGGCGAAGCCTAA